Proteins encoded by one window of Tunturibacter psychrotolerans:
- a CDS encoding carbohydrate kinase family protein — protein sequence MTKRWDIAIAGEVYVDHIFTDFDHVPLPGEEVFADQYRREAGGGTVNTACALARLGHRTSLFGVFGRDEEAWLRSRLNSFGVHADDAHSSELPNALTVSMSTRSDRSFLSYAGANRVLEKYVASPETIAALSKSQHIHFAMPLEFELAKLLLPALRSAGCTLSIDPGWRKDWFLNPDSLNVLRMVDLFFPNEGEAQLLTGRKDPDDVLREFATMGLEHTVVKLGPRGAITWRHNRSYKMTPPDVHVVDTTGAGDAFDAGFIDAWLSGADIEEQLRRACICGSLSTRARGALTALPSRQEMLDVVQENSIV from the coding sequence ATGACTAAACGCTGGGATATTGCCATAGCCGGCGAAGTATACGTAGACCATATTTTTACGGACTTCGATCATGTCCCGTTGCCGGGGGAAGAGGTCTTCGCCGACCAGTATCGTCGCGAGGCCGGAGGCGGTACTGTCAACACCGCTTGCGCCCTAGCACGCCTTGGCCACCGCACCTCTCTTTTTGGGGTGTTCGGGAGAGACGAAGAGGCATGGCTTCGGTCGAGACTCAACTCCTTCGGAGTTCATGCAGATGATGCACACTCGTCCGAGTTGCCGAATGCACTCACTGTTAGTATGTCGACGAGATCGGATCGGAGCTTTCTAAGCTACGCCGGAGCAAATAGGGTTCTCGAAAAGTACGTGGCCTCACCGGAGACAATTGCGGCTTTGTCTAAGTCGCAGCACATTCATTTCGCAATGCCGCTTGAATTTGAGCTTGCGAAACTGTTACTGCCCGCCCTCAGGTCCGCTGGTTGCACTCTTTCCATTGACCCTGGCTGGCGTAAAGACTGGTTCTTGAATCCTGACAGCCTTAATGTATTACGCATGGTCGACCTCTTCTTCCCAAACGAAGGCGAAGCGCAGCTGCTCACGGGTCGTAAGGATCCAGACGATGTGTTACGGGAATTTGCCACGATGGGATTGGAACACACGGTGGTCAAACTTGGTCCACGCGGAGCAATCACCTGGCGACACAATCGCTCTTACAAAATGACTCCTCCAGATGTTCATGTGGTAGATACTACCGGCGCAGGCGATGCGTTCGACGCGGGATTTATTGATGCGTGGCTATCTGGGGCCGATATCGAAGAACAGTTGCGAAGAGCATGTATTTGCGGCTCTCTTTCGACGCGCGCCCGAGGCGCTCTTACTGCATTGCCTTCCCGACAAGAGATGCTGGACGTAGTGCAAGAAAACTCTATAGTTTGA
- a CDS encoding AlkA N-terminal domain-containing protein yields MELPDKATCHRALQSRDPRFDGLIYVGVKTTGIYCRPICPARTAKYENCTFYSSAAAAQEAGYRPCLRCRPETAPEFASWRGTSNTVSRALALIGEGALDGEGKSVDALAARLGLGERQLRRLFLQHLGASPIAVAQTRRVLFAKHLIHETKMPMTEIALAAGFSSLRRFNEVFHALFRRPPSALRRKSSVSRPNVEAGITLTVRYRPPYDWESMLAFLRARAISGVEVVESDCYRRTAEIDGSIGTVRVSHLSKKNSLCVTIHFPNVQALPAILTRVRRVFDTGADIETIDAHLSNDSHLAPFVARRPGLRAPGGWDGFELAIRAILGQQVTVGAAKRLAGQLVALHGKPVPRSLENHPGLTRAFPTAKRLASVESMGLGMPAARIKALRAMAEAAVRDPNLFSPLGTIEEAIARLRDIPGIGEWTAQYIALRAIRETDAFPASDVGLLRGIAKVDGVPATPARLLGRAETWRPWRAYAAQHLWSADSVDPLNVA; encoded by the coding sequence ATGGAGTTACCAGACAAAGCCACATGCCATCGTGCGCTACAAAGCCGTGACCCTCGTTTCGACGGTTTGATATATGTCGGAGTGAAGACGACGGGCATTTACTGTCGTCCTATTTGTCCGGCCAGGACCGCAAAATATGAGAACTGTACCTTCTATTCCTCCGCCGCCGCTGCGCAGGAAGCTGGTTACCGACCATGTCTGCGTTGCCGTCCCGAGACCGCACCTGAGTTCGCCTCCTGGCGTGGAACCTCCAACACGGTTTCGCGGGCTCTCGCGCTGATTGGCGAAGGCGCCCTGGATGGTGAGGGCAAGAGCGTTGATGCTCTCGCCGCACGGCTGGGACTTGGAGAACGTCAGCTGCGGAGGCTATTCCTTCAGCACCTCGGAGCTTCGCCGATTGCCGTGGCCCAGACCAGACGTGTCCTATTTGCGAAACACCTCATCCACGAAACAAAAATGCCCATGACCGAAATTGCACTGGCGGCGGGATTTAGCAGCCTGCGCCGGTTCAATGAAGTGTTTCACGCGCTCTTCCGTCGGCCACCGAGCGCGTTGCGGCGCAAGTCGTCCGTAAGTCGCCCAAATGTCGAAGCGGGTATTACGCTCACAGTACGATATCGGCCGCCATATGATTGGGAGTCCATGCTCGCCTTCCTGAGGGCACGCGCTATCTCAGGCGTGGAGGTCGTAGAGAGCGACTGTTATCGCAGAACTGCTGAGATAGATGGTTCAATCGGAACCGTCCGTGTCTCCCATCTATCAAAGAAGAATAGTCTCTGTGTCACGATCCATTTTCCAAATGTTCAGGCGCTCCCCGCAATTCTGACGCGTGTGCGTCGCGTGTTCGACACGGGCGCCGACATAGAAACAATCGATGCACACCTTTCGAACGACTCTCATCTCGCTCCCTTTGTTGCACGGCGGCCAGGCTTGCGAGCGCCTGGAGGATGGGATGGTTTTGAACTTGCAATTCGCGCAATTCTTGGGCAGCAGGTCACCGTCGGTGCAGCAAAACGGCTCGCGGGACAACTGGTAGCTCTTCATGGCAAACCTGTGCCAAGATCGCTTGAAAATCACCCCGGGTTAACCCGTGCGTTTCCGACGGCGAAACGTCTCGCTTCGGTGGAATCGATGGGGCTTGGAATGCCCGCAGCCCGGATAAAAGCGTTGAGGGCGATGGCTGAGGCGGCCGTGCGCGACCCCAATCTTTTTAGTCCGCTTGGGACGATCGAAGAAGCGATTGCTCGTCTGCGCGATATTCCCGGCATTGGCGAATGGACGGCCCAGTATATTGCTTTGCGTGCGATTCGCGAGACAGACGCTTTCCCCGCTTCAGACGTCGGCTTACTTCGCGGCATCGCAAAAGTCGATGGCGTACCGGCGACGCCGGCCAGACTCCTCGGACGAGCGGAGACATGGCGACCCTGGCGAGCCTATGCGGCGCAACATCTGTGGTCTGCCGATTCGGTCGATCCTCTGAATGTTGCGTGA
- a CDS encoding Ig-like domain repeat protein, whose product MIFSNAGKIATGQVSLVDTANNSTTVASAVLSNNVASISVSTLSAGTHNLVVSVGGDSQNAAITSLPDALTIPTITGTLSGIPPSRRK is encoded by the coding sequence GTGATCTTCAGCAATGCGGGCAAAATCGCGACGGGCCAGGTCAGTTTGGTAGATACCGCGAACAATTCAACGACCGTTGCATCCGCAGTCCTTTCCAATAACGTCGCTTCAATCAGCGTCTCAACGTTGTCTGCCGGAACCCACAATCTGGTGGTGTCCGTCGGTGGAGATAGCCAGAATGCGGCAATCACAAGCCTTCCCGATGCGCTTACAATCCCGACCATTACCGGAACGCTGAGTGGCATCCCTCCCTCAAGACGCAAATAA
- a CDS encoding APC family permease, translating into MQANLAGAEEDSSRRMGIVGACTSNMLNMIGVGPFLSIPLVLIAMHGSHILLAWLLGAVISLCDGLVWAELGSAMPYSGGPYFYLREAFGAQSYGKVASFLVLWSSVLTAPFLIASGAVGFSQYLHYLWPAVNAAGLTALAMAVCLINVVLLYRRITTIGAISIGLWILVAGTIVWIIVGGAEHIPSALRGQIDGGFPLTDTVFWKGVGAATLIAVYDYVGYNNVCLIGGELKRPERTIPYSIILSILLIAVLYIAMNLAILGVLPVQQSMHSTAIVADYMQAVYSVQSARVADLLILVASFASVFAILLGYSRIPFAAASQGEFFSVFARVHPTKGIPHISLMILGFLSACACMLSLDTLISLVIVIQTMIQFLAQCVAVILLRRRHTEKNSVRFLMPLYPLPAVIAFMGWLLILISSGARNILFAFAATLVGVAAFFYKSRQEQRWPFETI; encoded by the coding sequence ATGCAGGCAAATCTAGCAGGTGCAGAGGAAGACTCGAGTCGCCGGATGGGGATCGTTGGAGCTTGCACCTCTAACATGCTCAACATGATAGGTGTGGGGCCTTTTCTAAGCATCCCTCTAGTTCTGATTGCAATGCATGGCTCTCATATTTTGCTCGCATGGCTTCTGGGCGCGGTGATTTCTCTATGCGACGGGCTTGTGTGGGCGGAGTTAGGGTCAGCCATGCCCTACTCCGGCGGGCCTTACTTCTATTTGCGTGAAGCATTCGGCGCCCAGTCCTATGGAAAGGTCGCAAGCTTTCTTGTTCTTTGGTCGTCAGTACTTACTGCTCCGTTCCTTATCGCCTCAGGCGCAGTGGGTTTCTCGCAGTATCTTCATTATCTTTGGCCAGCCGTTAACGCAGCGGGGCTGACCGCGTTGGCAATGGCGGTGTGTCTCATCAACGTCGTGTTGCTCTACCGCAGAATCACAACAATCGGTGCAATATCCATCGGCCTTTGGATACTCGTCGCCGGAACGATTGTGTGGATCATCGTGGGCGGAGCGGAGCACATACCGTCCGCTCTAAGGGGACAGATCGACGGTGGCTTCCCATTGACAGACACCGTTTTCTGGAAGGGTGTTGGCGCCGCCACGTTGATAGCTGTCTACGACTATGTTGGTTACAACAACGTCTGCCTCATCGGCGGCGAGTTGAAGCGTCCCGAACGAACGATTCCGTACTCGATTATCCTCTCCATCTTGCTGATCGCTGTTCTCTACATTGCGATGAACCTTGCCATTCTGGGTGTACTGCCGGTTCAGCAGAGCATGCACTCGACCGCAATCGTAGCCGATTATATGCAAGCGGTTTACAGCGTCCAAAGTGCAAGAGTAGCCGATCTTCTCATTCTGGTCGCTTCGTTCGCTTCCGTATTCGCGATTCTGCTTGGCTATTCGCGTATTCCGTTCGCTGCTGCAAGTCAGGGTGAGTTCTTTAGCGTCTTTGCACGCGTGCATCCGACGAAAGGCATTCCTCACATTTCGCTGATGATCCTTGGCTTTCTCTCCGCTTGCGCATGCATGCTTAGTCTCGACACGCTTATTAGTTTGGTAATTGTTATCCAGACGATGATCCAGTTCCTTGCTCAGTGTGTTGCCGTGATTTTGCTGCGTAGGCGTCACACGGAAAAGAACTCTGTCAGATTTCTAATGCCTCTCTACCCGCTACCGGCGGTCATTGCTTTCATGGGATGGCTTCTGATTCTTATCTCCAGCGGTGCACGAAATATACTCTTCGCTTTTGCCGCCACTCTCGTAGGTGTGGCGGCCTTTTTTTATAAGTCACGCCAAGAGCAACGATGGCCTTTTGAGACGATATGA
- a CDS encoding tannase/feruloyl esterase family alpha/beta hydrolase codes for MSRTVLLITSAAVLLALGSPAAFAASDCTSLKSMTFPDATITAAEGVTAGSMELQGLEPLTNLPAFCRVRVTLHPTADSTIRFEAWLPQKSWNGRLLDVGNGGFAGSIGYGQMASNLRRGYATAGSDAGHQADAEDASWAYQHPEKIADFGYRAVHLTALLSKAVVKAYYAKAQEKSYFDACSDGGREALMEAQRFPDDFDGILAGAPANNWAHMLVNGLAVTQATSRDPSAYISALKLPAITQAVLNACDGLDGLKDGVISDPERCRFDPAVLQCRRTEDSSCLTTPQIHALRMIYSGAKDSKGVTIFPGLMPGDENPSWHNWVLGNAPAGASGTNYLSGYFRYMVLNDPTWNPLTADVDTSLQAAIDRSGKDVDAIDPDLSRFAAHGGKLIMYHGWNDPAISPLNSIQYLADLKRAMGSAKADDVVRLYMVPGMEHCVGGPGPNIFGQLGLAGAEGKGTGAMDLLQIWVERGKAPGPILAVKATGTHEAPVRIVRPVCPYPQETKYDGKGDPKIPESFACKTP; via the coding sequence ATGTCACGCACTGTCCTGCTCATCACTTCTGCCGCAGTACTTCTAGCGCTCGGCTCCCCTGCGGCCTTCGCGGCGTCCGATTGCACATCGCTTAAGAGCATGACGTTCCCAGATGCCACAATAACGGCTGCTGAAGGGGTGACTGCAGGCTCGATGGAATTACAAGGCTTGGAACCACTGACCAATCTGCCGGCGTTCTGCCGGGTCCGCGTCACACTGCATCCCACTGCGGACTCAACGATTCGATTCGAAGCGTGGCTACCACAGAAGTCGTGGAATGGACGTCTGCTAGATGTTGGCAACGGTGGCTTCGCTGGCTCAATCGGCTATGGGCAGATGGCAAGCAATCTGCGGCGGGGTTACGCAACAGCGGGGTCGGACGCTGGACACCAGGCCGACGCGGAAGATGCAAGCTGGGCGTACCAGCATCCTGAAAAGATTGCCGACTTTGGTTATCGAGCCGTGCACCTTACCGCGCTGCTGTCGAAGGCGGTGGTAAAGGCGTATTACGCCAAGGCACAGGAGAAGTCGTACTTCGATGCGTGCTCCGATGGGGGCCGCGAGGCGTTGATGGAGGCGCAGCGCTTCCCAGACGACTTCGACGGGATTTTGGCGGGCGCTCCGGCGAACAACTGGGCGCACATGCTGGTAAACGGACTGGCGGTGACTCAGGCCACCTCGCGAGATCCTAGCGCTTACATATCGGCGCTAAAGCTGCCTGCGATCACTCAGGCGGTGCTGAACGCCTGTGATGGATTGGACGGCTTGAAGGATGGGGTCATCAGCGACCCGGAGCGCTGCCGATTCGATCCTGCCGTTCTGCAATGCAGAAGAACGGAAGATAGCAGTTGTCTGACGACACCCCAAATACACGCGCTGCGCATGATCTACAGTGGCGCAAAGGACAGTAAGGGTGTGACAATCTTTCCCGGCTTGATGCCGGGAGACGAAAACCCGTCGTGGCATAACTGGGTTCTCGGCAATGCGCCTGCCGGTGCGAGTGGCACGAACTATCTGTCCGGATATTTTCGGTACATGGTTCTCAATGATCCAACCTGGAACCCCCTCACAGCCGACGTCGACACTTCCCTCCAGGCCGCCATCGATCGTAGCGGAAAAGATGTGGATGCGATCGATCCTGATCTATCGCGATTTGCGGCGCATGGCGGAAAGCTGATCATGTACCACGGCTGGAATGATCCGGCCATCTCACCCTTGAACTCCATCCAATACTTGGCTGACTTAAAGAGGGCTATGGGTTCCGCAAAGGCCGATGATGTCGTTCGCCTATACATGGTGCCAGGAATGGAGCACTGCGTCGGTGGCCCCGGCCCTAATATCTTTGGGCAGCTCGGATTGGCTGGTGCAGAGGGTAAAGGCACCGGCGCGATGGATCTGTTGCAGATATGGGTCGAGCGAGGCAAAGCTCCCGGACCGATCTTGGCGGTAAAAGCAACCGGCACACATGAAGCGCCGGTGCGCATCGTTCGTCCGGTATGCCCATACCCCCAGGAGACCAAGTATGACGGGAAAGGCGACCCTAAAATACCTGAGAGCTTTGCCTGCAAGACTCCCTGA
- a CDS encoding MBL fold metallo-hydrolase encodes MSGFRGVGIHVLAIAAIGSGMLQQAVLAGAQGTAEKPAWCKQLPRPENAKLKRVPIADTWFEVYKVAPNVFAIYEPHQSEETIGYLIAGNTRALLFDTGMGIGDLKALTLKLNKLPIVVLNSHTHDDHVGNNWQFDTVYGMDTEFTRRNAKGSKEDAEAEIAPGEICGSLPAGFDRAAYRTRPWRVSKWMHDGNRIDLGGRTIEVIATPGHTPDSISLFDRANGLLFTGDTYYPGTVWLYRPETDLAAYGNSARRLAALQPEVKLVLGAHNVPIAPPSVLEDLADAFEKVQAGQVQPKPAGVGKVIYQVGNISFLMRPPAGVR; translated from the coding sequence ATGTCGGGGTTTCGGGGTGTGGGAATTCACGTTCTGGCGATCGCCGCCATCGGCTCCGGCATGCTGCAGCAGGCCGTGCTTGCCGGAGCGCAGGGAACTGCGGAGAAGCCGGCGTGGTGCAAGCAGTTGCCGCGCCCGGAGAACGCGAAGCTGAAACGCGTGCCTATCGCGGACACTTGGTTCGAGGTCTACAAGGTTGCGCCGAATGTGTTTGCCATCTACGAGCCACACCAGTCCGAAGAGACGATCGGATACTTGATCGCGGGGAATACGCGGGCGCTGCTCTTCGATACAGGTATGGGTATTGGCGACCTGAAGGCTCTGACGTTGAAGCTAAATAAGCTTCCGATCGTCGTCTTGAACAGCCACACACATGATGATCACGTGGGGAACAACTGGCAGTTCGATACCGTCTACGGTATGGACACTGAGTTCACGCGGCGTAACGCGAAGGGTTCGAAGGAAGATGCGGAGGCGGAGATCGCGCCCGGCGAGATCTGCGGTTCGTTGCCCGCCGGGTTCGATCGCGCGGCGTACCGGACGCGGCCGTGGAGGGTTTCGAAATGGATGCATGACGGTAACCGCATCGACCTGGGCGGCAGAACCATCGAGGTGATAGCCACGCCGGGTCACACGCCGGATTCCATCTCCCTGTTCGATCGCGCTAACGGGCTACTGTTCACGGGTGACACGTACTATCCCGGAACGGTATGGCTATACCGTCCGGAGACGGATCTCGCGGCCTATGGCAACTCGGCGCGTAGGCTCGCTGCATTGCAGCCGGAGGTAAAGCTGGTTCTCGGAGCACACAACGTGCCTATTGCCCCGCCGAGCGTACTGGAGGATCTTGCGGACGCGTTCGAGAAAGTGCAAGCCGGACAGGTGCAACCAAAACCAGCGGGTGTGGGCAAGGTGATCTATCAGGTGGGTAACATTTCGTTTCTGATGCGGCCGCCTGCCGGTGTTCGATAG
- a CDS encoding TonB-dependent receptor — translation MKRLGTRLLQAVLYSLAVIFLTITSLPSLNAQIYRGGIGGTVADSTGAAVVGAAVSAVDTATSLTYNTVSSSSGEFNFSNLPLGSYTVTISSSGFATAKYDKVQVVAGPSYTLSAKLTLSSTGQTVEVTAAALALDTETDIQATVLPETVVQNLPNSGRDFTQMLAQTTGFAGLSTGGGALYASVNGTRSNAVNWQIEGTDNNDLWWNIPAVNQGGVSAIAGVIFPIDAIENFSFVTTGATELGRNPGGTANLTIKSGTNQLHGTAYYFNHNEFFERQNPFLTSKAASRNQNYGFSVGGPILKDRFFFFLSGEHQNFLIGAENHATEPSAAYQSAAYALLDYYGVPHNSVSVNLLNGNGTLRGLWPAAALTGPANPENYQSSGNLTGHSFNGVIKLDYKLSEKDHLSARWYVGQGTQTAPTSSDLTPYFENAPIHVQNYSLIYNRIITSSMANQVAVGVSYFNQVFGDADTGFDPIGLGFNTGVTDPALPGSPHLVIGPTSSSNGLSAGNTGFDPTGVTAPSGRNDITGHLDDDLTWTKGAHQLHFGGEIRQAQVDDFYQTGQRGTIYFDGSQGPWNYATNFIGVAAQTPCSALATKNMGVAPGADLNTTSNVLFLADFLAGCLNPTSSSIVQGNPKRQVFVNTFALYAQDAWQITKRFNFNYGLRYDYEGPVHSDYPNLSIFDPSSATGLSVAGQGVANVYPKFWSGVSPRFGFAYQLDNTGSTVLHGGYGFYYDSVYMKSILQNNGAQNIAVFGPGQNPAGSDQVVNAQGLNQVIQPGVDIYPAFNPSSIVADAGPGSISISTFDKNFKPANVQIFDLNIQHSLTNSVIAQIGYVGSKGTHLMGLFDINAAALGSAYNPCPPPDVLPGGSCSVNPQQLTRPYNVQFPAFGVIDSARSNLGSIYHSLQSSLRLQGWHGLTAQLAYTWSHSLDYETGALPYVPQDPTNEKGEYGNSDFDVRNTFTGYFNYAIPTFRGPERLTHGWELNSGFSFHGGTPYTVTASSNVSGNGEFADRAVQVVANPTAGVSHAIVDGSVQWFNPNAFVDPAPGTYSPTRRGQNYNPGYKAFDLSVIKTTAITERVRAQFKANIYNLFNTTNLAPVGFPSTGEVGAIGSTLGPYLGNPTIGPGEPLNVEFALKILF, via the coding sequence ATGAAACGACTAGGAACGCGTCTCCTGCAGGCTGTTCTCTACAGCCTCGCCGTCATCTTCCTCACTATCACATCCCTGCCTTCGCTCAATGCCCAGATCTACCGCGGTGGCATTGGAGGCACCGTCGCTGACTCCACCGGCGCGGCTGTCGTCGGTGCAGCTGTGTCTGCAGTAGACACAGCTACGAGTCTTACCTACAACACCGTGTCCTCAAGCTCAGGCGAATTCAACTTTTCGAATCTGCCGTTGGGCAGCTACACCGTTACCATCAGTTCTTCCGGTTTCGCGACCGCGAAGTACGACAAGGTGCAGGTCGTTGCCGGCCCAAGTTACACGCTCTCAGCGAAGCTGACTCTCTCTTCAACTGGCCAGACGGTGGAGGTGACAGCTGCCGCGTTGGCGCTCGATACTGAGACGGATATTCAGGCTACAGTTCTTCCGGAAACGGTCGTGCAGAATCTGCCCAATAGCGGGCGCGACTTTACGCAAATGCTCGCTCAAACCACAGGATTTGCTGGATTGTCCACTGGCGGCGGTGCACTCTATGCCAGTGTGAACGGAACCCGGTCCAACGCGGTAAATTGGCAGATCGAAGGCACGGACAACAACGATCTTTGGTGGAACATCCCCGCAGTCAACCAGGGCGGAGTCTCTGCGATAGCGGGCGTGATCTTCCCCATCGATGCTATTGAAAACTTCTCCTTTGTCACCACGGGCGCGACCGAGCTTGGGCGTAATCCGGGCGGAACAGCAAACCTTACCATCAAATCCGGCACCAACCAGCTTCATGGCACGGCCTACTACTTCAACCATAACGAGTTCTTTGAGCGGCAGAATCCCTTCTTAACCAGCAAGGCTGCATCGCGGAATCAAAACTACGGCTTCTCAGTTGGCGGCCCGATTCTCAAGGACCGGTTCTTCTTCTTCCTGTCCGGTGAACATCAGAACTTTTTGATCGGCGCTGAAAATCACGCCACCGAACCATCGGCTGCATATCAGAGCGCTGCATATGCGCTCCTCGATTATTACGGCGTACCCCACAACAGCGTGTCGGTGAATTTGCTGAATGGAAACGGCACTCTTCGGGGCCTCTGGCCAGCCGCTGCACTCACCGGACCTGCCAATCCGGAGAACTACCAATCCTCAGGCAATCTCACCGGGCATAGTTTCAACGGAGTTATCAAGTTGGATTACAAGCTCTCCGAGAAAGACCATCTCTCCGCTAGGTGGTACGTGGGTCAAGGCACTCAGACCGCGCCAACCTCGTCCGACCTGACACCGTACTTCGAGAACGCACCCATCCATGTACAAAACTACTCTTTGATCTACAACCGCATTATTACCTCTTCGATGGCCAATCAGGTCGCTGTGGGAGTCAGCTATTTCAATCAGGTGTTTGGCGATGCCGATACAGGGTTCGATCCCATCGGCCTCGGCTTCAACACAGGCGTCACCGATCCGGCTCTGCCGGGCTCCCCTCACTTGGTCATCGGTCCCACCAGCAGCAGTAATGGCCTCTCCGCTGGGAACACCGGATTCGATCCGACCGGTGTCACTGCGCCTTCGGGAAGGAATGACATCACCGGTCACCTTGACGACGATTTAACCTGGACCAAAGGGGCGCATCAGCTCCATTTCGGCGGTGAGATCCGCCAAGCTCAGGTTGACGACTTCTATCAGACCGGACAGCGCGGAACGATCTATTTCGACGGCTCTCAGGGCCCCTGGAACTATGCGACAAATTTTATCGGTGTAGCGGCGCAAACACCGTGCTCTGCTTTAGCGACCAAGAATATGGGAGTAGCTCCTGGAGCTGATCTGAACACGACATCCAATGTCCTTTTCCTTGCAGACTTCCTGGCGGGATGCTTGAATCCAACGTCTTCGAGCATCGTTCAGGGCAATCCGAAGCGACAGGTTTTCGTGAACACGTTTGCCCTCTACGCTCAGGATGCCTGGCAAATCACAAAACGCTTCAACTTCAACTACGGCTTGCGCTACGACTATGAAGGTCCTGTGCACTCTGACTACCCCAACCTCTCGATCTTCGACCCATCGAGCGCAACCGGCCTTTCAGTCGCAGGGCAGGGAGTGGCAAACGTCTATCCCAAATTCTGGAGCGGTGTAAGCCCGCGATTTGGTTTTGCCTATCAACTGGATAACACCGGCAGTACGGTCCTTCACGGTGGCTACGGCTTTTACTACGACTCCGTCTATATGAAATCGATCTTGCAGAATAACGGCGCGCAGAACATCGCCGTCTTCGGGCCAGGCCAGAATCCAGCCGGCAGTGATCAGGTCGTGAACGCACAGGGTCTCAATCAGGTGATTCAGCCAGGAGTTGATATCTATCCTGCCTTCAATCCCTCAAGCATCGTTGCCGATGCTGGCCCGGGTAGCATCAGCATCTCCACCTTTGACAAGAACTTCAAGCCCGCCAATGTGCAGATATTTGACCTGAATATTCAGCACAGCCTCACAAACTCAGTCATTGCTCAGATAGGGTACGTTGGCTCAAAGGGAACTCATCTAATGGGCTTGTTCGACATCAACGCGGCCGCTCTGGGAAGTGCCTACAACCCTTGCCCACCGCCAGATGTCCTTCCCGGAGGTTCTTGCAGCGTCAATCCCCAGCAACTCACCCGCCCCTACAATGTTCAGTTTCCAGCATTCGGCGTGATCGACTCAGCCCGAAGCAACCTCGGCTCCATATATCACTCACTTCAATCAAGCCTGCGCCTCCAGGGATGGCACGGTCTAACCGCGCAGTTGGCCTACACCTGGTCGCATTCGCTCGACTATGAGACCGGCGCCCTGCCTTATGTCCCGCAAGACCCGACCAATGAAAAAGGAGAGTACGGAAACTCCGACTTCGACGTTCGCAACACCTTCACTGGGTACTTCAACTACGCAATTCCAACCTTCCGTGGGCCAGAGCGGCTCACTCATGGCTGGGAGCTGAACTCCGGATTCTCCTTCCACGGCGGCACACCTTACACCGTCACTGCTAGTTCGAATGTCAGCGGAAACGGGGAGTTTGCGGACCGGGCGGTGCAGGTGGTTGCTAATCCCACAGCCGGAGTCTCACACGCCATCGTCGACGGCTCGGTTCAATGGTTCAATCCCAATGCCTTTGTTGACCCCGCGCCCGGAACCTACTCCCCTACACGCCGCGGACAGAATTACAATCCCGGCTATAAGGCATTCGACCTCTCTGTCATCAAGACGACAGCGATCACCGAAAGAGTAAGAGCTCAGTTCAAGGCAAATATCTACAATCTGTTCAACACCACGAATCTGGCTCCGGTAGGTTTCCCATCGACTGGTGAGGTCGGTGCAATCGGCTCCACGCTTGGACCCTATCTCGGCAACCCCACCATCGGGCCGGGCGAGCCTCTCAATGTTGAATTCGCCTTGAAGATCCTCTTCTAG
- a CDS encoding SBBP repeat-containing protein — translation MIFSGDGAAATAAGLDSPNGVAVDAAGNIYIGDTRNQRIRVVSS, via the coding sequence ATAATTTTTTCCGGTGACGGTGCAGCAGCTACCGCCGCAGGACTCGATTCTCCGAACGGTGTAGCCGTCGATGCCGCAGGCAACATCTACATCGGCGACACGCGCAATCAACGCATACGCGTTGTTAGTTCGTGA